In the genome of Rhodoplanes sp. Z2-YC6860, one region contains:
- a CDS encoding fumarylacetoacetate hydrolase family protein produces MKLASYVAGGQECYGVVTDDGVITMRGHASLRDALAAGALEGMRSAAAIAKPDFKLADIHFLPVIPNPHKILCAGVNYKSHAAEVGRELPKQPSMFIRFTDTLVGHQGQMIRPKLSDNFDFEGELTMVISKGGRHIPIDKALDHVAGYTIFVDGSVRDYQKFSVTSGKNWPGTGPLGPWMVTADEIPDPSKLTLTTRLNGQQVQHSGTDKLIYSCQQIVSFCSDFTELHPGDIIATGTPEGVGHSRKPPLWMKPGDLLEVEISKIGVLRTKIVDEN; encoded by the coding sequence ATGAAGCTCGCGAGTTATGTGGCCGGCGGTCAGGAATGCTACGGCGTCGTGACCGATGACGGCGTCATCACCATGCGCGGCCATGCCTCGCTGCGCGACGCGCTGGCGGCCGGCGCGCTGGAGGGCATGCGCAGTGCCGCCGCCATCGCCAAGCCCGACTTCAAGCTTGCGGATATCCACTTTCTGCCGGTCATTCCGAACCCGCATAAGATTCTCTGCGCCGGCGTGAACTACAAATCGCACGCCGCCGAGGTCGGCCGCGAGCTGCCGAAGCAGCCGAGCATGTTCATCCGCTTCACCGACACGCTGGTCGGTCATCAGGGCCAGATGATCCGGCCGAAGCTCTCGGACAATTTCGATTTCGAAGGCGAACTGACCATGGTGATCAGCAAGGGCGGGCGGCACATCCCGATCGACAAAGCGCTCGACCATGTGGCGGGCTACACCATCTTTGTCGACGGCAGCGTGCGCGACTACCAGAAGTTTTCCGTCACCTCGGGCAAGAACTGGCCCGGGACCGGTCCGCTCGGGCCGTGGATGGTCACCGCCGACGAAATCCCCGATCCAAGCAAACTCACGCTGACCACGCGGCTCAACGGCCAGCAGGTGCAGCATTCCGGAACCGACAAGCTGATCTATTCGTGCCAGCAGATCGTGAGCTTCTGCTCCGACTTCACCGAGCTGCATCCCGGCGACATCATCGCCACCGGCACGCCGGAGGGCGTCGGCCACAGCCGCAAGCCGCCGCTCTGGATGAAGCCCGGCGATTTGCTGGAGGTCGAGATTTCGAAGATCGGCGTGCTGCGCACCAAGATCGTCGACGAAAATTAG
- a CDS encoding ABC transporter permease → MSSADVADEFSEVRGIPRQWIVIGGRILLGLALLAAWEWGSRSFGPLFFAPPLATAQRIVEMAASGKLLTDVIATLRVSALGFVIGCACGIGLPFLLRRSERLTQAIEPFILASMGIPKYALTPWLILWFGIGDRPKVIVVTLFVFYIVFITVFAGMRSVDPRLISMARVVGASERAIARKVIWVSLLPFFFTGLKVALPRAVSAAIVGEFLVATEGIGFSIERARQLSDTTGVFAGIVIAVALVLLINGIVNVLERRALKWRPTDRDMQI, encoded by the coding sequence ATGAGCAGTGCCGACGTCGCCGACGAATTCTCCGAAGTCCGCGGCATCCCGCGGCAGTGGATCGTGATCGGCGGGCGCATCCTGCTGGGGCTCGCCTTGCTGGCTGCCTGGGAATGGGGCTCGCGCAGCTTCGGCCCGCTGTTTTTCGCGCCGCCGCTTGCCACGGCACAGCGCATCGTCGAAATGGCTGCGAGCGGCAAGCTTCTGACCGACGTAATCGCGACCTTGCGCGTCTCGGCACTGGGTTTCGTGATCGGCTGCGCCTGCGGCATCGGTCTGCCATTCTTGCTGCGGCGTTCGGAGCGCCTGACGCAGGCCATCGAGCCGTTCATTCTGGCCTCGATGGGCATTCCGAAATACGCGCTGACGCCGTGGCTCATTCTGTGGTTCGGCATCGGCGACCGGCCGAAGGTCATCGTCGTGACGCTGTTCGTGTTCTACATCGTGTTCATCACGGTGTTCGCCGGCATGCGGAGCGTCGATCCGCGGCTGATCAGTATGGCGCGCGTGGTCGGCGCGAGCGAGCGCGCCATCGCCCGCAAGGTGATCTGGGTGTCGCTGCTGCCGTTCTTCTTCACCGGCTTGAAGGTGGCGCTGCCGCGAGCGGTCAGCGCCGCGATCGTGGGTGAGTTCCTGGTCGCGACCGAAGGCATCGGATTTTCGATCGAACGCGCGCGGCAGTTGTCCGACACGACGGGCGTGTTTGCCGGCATCGTCATCGCGGTGGCGCTGGTGCTTCTGATCAACGGGATCGTCAACGTACTGGAGCGCCGCGCGCTGAAGTGGCGGCCGACCGACCGCGACATGCAGATATAA
- a CDS encoding ABC transporter ATP-binding protein — MAVTPMLDIKGLGKRFPAREGREPPPWIIQDLSFSVGAGELLTIIGPSGAGKSTLLNIIAQIETASAGEVTFDGERTVSAEQKVLHPGLNRRVGYVTQDDNLLPWRTTVDNVLFPLEVQGRLDDSARARAAELIAAVGLNGFERYYPHELSGGMRKRAALIRTLVYDPPMILMDEPFGAVDAQTRTQLQSDLLRLWSLKRKTIIFVTHDITEAIALGDRALVLTRRPAKIAAEHPIPIPRPRDVKNIFTTPSFTAIYERIRADVQ; from the coding sequence ATGGCCGTGACGCCGATGCTCGACATCAAAGGTCTCGGCAAGCGCTTTCCGGCGCGGGAAGGCCGTGAGCCGCCGCCGTGGATCATCCAGGACCTGTCGTTCTCGGTCGGCGCCGGCGAGCTCCTGACCATCATCGGGCCTTCAGGGGCAGGCAAATCGACGCTGCTCAACATCATTGCGCAGATCGAAACCGCGAGCGCCGGCGAGGTCACGTTCGACGGTGAGCGCACCGTCTCGGCCGAGCAGAAGGTCTTGCATCCCGGGCTCAACCGCCGCGTCGGCTATGTGACGCAGGACGATAACCTTTTGCCCTGGCGCACCACGGTCGACAACGTGCTGTTTCCGCTCGAGGTGCAGGGCCGGCTCGACGACAGCGCGCGGGCGCGCGCCGCCGAGTTGATCGCGGCGGTCGGGCTCAACGGCTTCGAGCGGTATTACCCGCACGAACTCTCCGGCGGCATGCGCAAGCGCGCAGCGCTCATTCGCACGCTGGTCTATGACCCGCCGATGATCCTGATGGACGAACCGTTCGGCGCGGTCGATGCACAGACCCGCACGCAGCTTCAGAGCGATCTGCTGCGGCTGTGGAGCCTCAAGCGCAAGACCATCATCTTCGTCACCCATGACATCACCGAAGCGATTGCCTTGGGAGACCGTGCGCTCGTGCTGACGCGAAGGCCTGCAAAGATCGCGGCCGAACATCCGATCCCGATCCCGCGGCCGCGCGACGTGAAGAACATCTTCACGACACCGAGTTTTACCGCGATCTACGAGCGCATCCGGGCGGACGTGCAATGA
- a CDS encoding response regulator — protein sequence MTLEFQQATTVDRMRSIDRSPRVLIVEDELLVAWHLESLIREQSLEVCGLVPDGDGAVEQAADLDVDLVLMDVRLAGRMDGIEAARRIREQRDTPIIFITAHGDQETRAHISQMVPGAPVLAKPISAHRLRDAIASVLR from the coding sequence ATGACATTGGAATTCCAGCAAGCGACTACGGTGGACCGGATGCGCTCGATCGATCGCTCCCCCCGCGTGTTGATCGTCGAAGACGAACTTCTGGTCGCCTGGCATCTAGAATCCCTCATCCGCGAGCAAAGCCTTGAGGTCTGCGGCCTCGTGCCGGACGGCGACGGCGCTGTCGAGCAGGCGGCCGACCTGGACGTCGATCTCGTGCTGATGGATGTCCGGCTCGCCGGACGCATGGACGGCATCGAGGCCGCGCGCCGCATCCGCGAGCAGCGCGACACGCCGATCATCTTCATCACCGCCCACGGCGACCAGGAGACGCGCGCCCATATCTCTCAGATGGTGCCGGGCGCGCCGGTGCTGGCGAAGCCGATTTCGGCACACCGGCTCCGCGACGCGATCGCGTCGGTGTTGCGCTAA
- a CDS encoding ABC transporter permease: protein MRWRVTIDRLIVLVILLALWQAGSMAFGDYWLSTPWGTVTRFFASLGNGELFFHGSYTISEALAGCVIGGVPAVLLPFWLRRYPVIVAILDPFMVGGYGAPKLAFAPLFILWFGIGIESKIALVAVVVFFIVYFSTLSGVRALDTRLVRMAQLVGANERQVGRHIVFPGAVPSIFAGFRIAVPYAIGGAVIAELISSNRGLGYLVQTGAMNFDTTQVFVAILAATVIVHAFIAIVDVAERFLLRWRPRGGALVVDHGT from the coding sequence ATGCGTTGGCGTGTCACCATCGACCGGCTGATCGTTCTCGTGATCCTGCTGGCGTTGTGGCAGGCCGGCAGCATGGCGTTCGGCGATTATTGGCTGAGCACGCCATGGGGGACCGTGACGCGGTTCTTTGCGTCGCTCGGCAACGGCGAGCTGTTCTTCCACGGCAGCTACACCATCAGCGAGGCGCTGGCCGGCTGCGTCATCGGCGGCGTGCCGGCGGTGCTGCTGCCGTTCTGGCTGCGGCGCTATCCGGTGATCGTCGCCATCCTCGATCCGTTCATGGTCGGCGGCTATGGCGCGCCGAAGCTCGCCTTTGCGCCGCTGTTCATCCTGTGGTTCGGCATCGGCATCGAGTCCAAGATCGCGCTGGTCGCGGTCGTGGTGTTCTTCATCGTCTATTTCTCGACGCTGTCCGGCGTCCGCGCGCTCGACACAAGGCTGGTGCGGATGGCGCAGCTCGTCGGCGCGAACGAGCGCCAGGTCGGCCGGCATATCGTGTTTCCCGGCGCGGTGCCCTCGATCTTCGCGGGCTTCCGCATCGCGGTGCCTTACGCGATCGGCGGCGCGGTGATCGCCGAGCTGATCTCATCGAACCGCGGGCTCGGCTATCTGGTGCAGACCGGAGCGATGAATTTCGACACCACGCAGGTGTTCGTCGCGATCCTCGCCGCAACCGTCATCGTCCACGCCTTCATCGCCATCGTCGACGTGGCCGAACGCTTCCTGTTGCGCTGGCGGCCGCGCGGCGGCGCGCTGGTCGTCGATCACGGGACCTGA
- a CDS encoding ABC transporter substrate-binding protein yields the protein MPKLPLTFACGLYDRMQALYTGEVQVEGVDLNFLVDDNPRNIFDRMAAGQEFDAAEFSSSEYISRFVANQCPFVAIPVFASRVFRHSFIFINKKHIKSPKELEGKRIGVPVYTMTAAIFIRGLLSDEHGIDFSKCEWVEGDINSAKPHGNPTILPTAKKLFIAANKSGKSLSRMLEDGELQAIIGTGVPEAYGRNPDIVRLYPDYRAAEMDYYKRTRIFPIMHTVVIRRDVHEKHPFLATALYHALDRSKNLALKKMNYRGTLRYMLPWMTEELDQIADVFGGDPWPYGLEPNRPTLSALVRYLEEQGVIAKAPKVDDLFVPVRQIHPMQH from the coding sequence ATGCCGAAACTGCCGCTCACCTTTGCCTGCGGGCTCTACGATCGCATGCAGGCGCTCTACACCGGCGAGGTGCAGGTCGAAGGCGTCGACCTCAACTTCCTGGTCGACGACAATCCGCGCAACATCTTCGACCGCATGGCCGCGGGGCAGGAGTTCGACGCCGCCGAGTTCTCCAGCTCCGAATACATCTCGCGCTTCGTCGCCAACCAGTGCCCGTTCGTCGCCATCCCGGTGTTCGCCTCGCGGGTGTTCCGGCACAGCTTCATCTTCATCAACAAGAAGCACATCAAGTCGCCGAAAGAGCTCGAGGGCAAGCGCATCGGCGTGCCGGTCTATACGATGACGGCCGCGATCTTCATCCGCGGGCTCTTGAGCGACGAGCACGGCATCGATTTCTCCAAGTGCGAATGGGTCGAGGGTGACATCAACAGCGCCAAGCCGCACGGCAATCCGACCATCCTGCCGACCGCGAAGAAGCTCTTCATCGCGGCCAACAAGTCCGGAAAGTCGCTGAGCAGGATGCTGGAAGACGGCGAGCTCCAGGCCATCATCGGCACCGGCGTGCCGGAGGCCTATGGCCGCAATCCCGATATCGTGCGGCTTTATCCGGACTATCGCGCGGCCGAGATGGACTACTACAAGCGCACCAGGATCTTCCCGATCATGCACACCGTGGTGATCCGCCGCGACGTGCATGAGAAGCATCCGTTCCTCGCGACCGCGCTCTATCACGCGCTCGATCGGTCGAAGAACCTCGCGCTGAAGAAGATGAACTACCGCGGCACGCTGCGTTACATGCTGCCGTGGATGACGGAGGAGCTCGACCAGATCGCCGACGTGTTCGGCGGCGATCCGTGGCCTTACGGCCTCGAACCGAATCGGCCGACGCTCAGTGCGCTGGTGCGCTACCTGGAAGAGCAGGGCGTGATCGCCAAGGCGCCCAAGGTCGACGATCTGTTCGTGCCGGTGCGGCAGATCCATCCGATGCAGCACTAG
- a CDS encoding cobalamin-independent methionine synthase II family protein: protein MKTSTDRILTTHTGSLPRPQSLMDIILRREKGENIDAATFEAATAKAVDEIVAQQVACGVDVVSDGEMSKPSYTTYIRHRVDGIQMDPRAAEKGRDIMIGNDLLAHPDFAGRRRNFSDSPFPGCVGPLKYKDRSALDRDLAHLKAAAAKSKPADVFMTAPSPGILTRFIINLHYPNEDAYVAALADMMKTEYRAIVEAGFVLQIDAPDLGSCRNNQYRDLTDDQFRKIAARNIEALNGALEGLPADKVRLHICWGNYEGPHNFDLPLLKIIDIAFKARVQAISIEAANPRHDHEWEDLRTIKVPDDKVLIPGVIDSTTNFVEHPKLVAQRIGRYADIVGRERVIAGVDCGFGTAVRTDPIVADSIVWAKLKSLSEGAAIASGRLWGSKAA from the coding sequence ATGAAGACCAGCACCGACCGCATCCTCACCACCCACACCGGCAGCCTGCCGCGGCCGCAATCGCTGATGGACATCATCCTGCGCCGCGAAAAGGGCGAGAACATCGACGCCGCCACGTTCGAGGCCGCGACCGCCAAGGCGGTCGACGAAATTGTGGCGCAGCAGGTGGCCTGCGGCGTCGACGTCGTCAGCGACGGCGAGATGAGCAAGCCGTCCTACACGACCTACATCCGCCACCGCGTTGACGGCATCCAGATGGACCCGCGCGCGGCCGAGAAGGGTCGCGACATCATGATCGGCAACGATCTGCTCGCGCATCCCGATTTCGCCGGCCGCCGCCGCAATTTTTCGGACTCGCCGTTTCCGGGCTGCGTCGGCCCGTTGAAGTACAAGGACCGCAGCGCGCTCGACCGCGACCTTGCGCATCTGAAGGCCGCCGCGGCGAAGTCCAAGCCGGCCGACGTGTTCATGACCGCGCCCTCGCCCGGCATCCTGACACGCTTCATCATCAACCTGCACTACCCGAACGAAGACGCCTATGTCGCGGCGCTCGCCGACATGATGAAGACCGAATATCGCGCCATCGTCGAAGCGGGCTTCGTGCTGCAGATCGACGCGCCCGATCTCGGCTCCTGCCGCAACAATCAGTATCGCGACCTGACCGACGACCAGTTCCGCAAGATCGCGGCACGCAACATCGAGGCGCTGAACGGCGCGCTCGAAGGGCTTCCCGCCGACAAGGTCCGGCTGCACATCTGCTGGGGCAACTATGAAGGCCCGCACAATTTCGACCTGCCGCTTCTCAAGATCATCGACATCGCGTTCAAGGCGCGCGTGCAGGCGATCAGCATCGAGGCCGCCAATCCGCGCCACGATCACGAGTGGGAAGACCTGAGGACCATCAAGGTGCCGGACGACAAGGTGCTCATCCCCGGCGTGATCGACTCGACCACGAATTTCGTCGAACATCCGAAGCTCGTGGCGCAGCGCATCGGGCGTTACGCTGATATTGTCGGCCGCGAGCGGGTGATCGCCGGCGTCGATTGCGGCTTCGGCACCGCGGTGCGCACCGATCCGATCGTGGCCGACAGCATCGTCTGGGCGAAACTGAAATCGCTGAGCGAAGGCGCCGCGATCGCAAGCGGCAGGCTCTGGGGTTCGAAGGCCGCATGA
- a CDS encoding glutathione S-transferase family protein: protein MTLALYHNDMSSCAQKVRLMLAEKGLQYESRHLNLRAGEHQQDWYVKLNPRAVVPTLIDGDIVVPESNVINEYLDERFPDPPLKPADPFGRAKMRLWTKQLDEGVHDAGIAILSFGVAFRHQYISKGEAGKEMLESIPDPIKRERRRDVIEKGLDSAFFKIAISRLLTLYRDMEDSLTKHAWLAGADYSIADAAFTPYVVRLDHLDVLGMLEPTPRVADWYRRIQARPSFKEGITRWENADYLTLMKRQGRENWPKIKEIMASC from the coding sequence ATGACGCTTGCGCTCTATCACAATGATATGTCGAGCTGCGCCCAGAAGGTGCGGCTGATGCTGGCCGAGAAGGGCCTGCAGTATGAAAGCCGGCATCTCAATCTGCGCGCCGGCGAGCATCAGCAGGACTGGTACGTCAAGCTTAACCCGCGCGCCGTGGTGCCGACATTGATCGATGGCGATATCGTTGTCCCTGAGTCCAACGTCATCAATGAATATCTCGACGAGCGCTTTCCCGATCCGCCGCTGAAGCCGGCCGATCCGTTCGGACGCGCCAAGATGCGGCTCTGGACCAAGCAGCTCGACGAAGGCGTGCATGACGCGGGCATCGCGATCCTGAGCTTCGGCGTCGCATTCCGGCATCAGTACATCTCGAAGGGCGAAGCCGGGAAGGAAATGCTCGAAAGCATTCCCGATCCGATCAAGCGCGAGCGTCGCCGCGACGTGATCGAGAAAGGCTTGGACTCAGCCTTCTTCAAGATCGCGATCTCGCGGCTGCTCACGCTTTATCGCGACATGGAAGACTCACTGACCAAACACGCCTGGCTGGCCGGCGCCGACTACAGCATCGCCGATGCGGCGTTCACGCCCTATGTGGTCCGCCTGGACCATCTCGATGTGCTGGGAATGCTGGAACCGACACCGCGGGTGGCCGACTGGTATCGGCGGATTCAGGCCCGTCCGAGCTTCAAGGAGGGCATCACGCGCTGGGAAAACGCCGACTATCTCACGCTCATGAAACGGCAAGGCCGGGAAAATTGGCCTAAAATCAAAGAGATCATGGCAAGCTGCTGA
- the eutC gene encoding ethanolamine ammonia-lyase subunit EutC has product MADEPTKQDRSLWDDLRRLSGARIGLPRAGASLATGPLLDFKLAHARARDAVHDELDTKQLATDLAPLGIDVITIDSAAEDRQRYLMRPDLGRKLAPDGEAKLAPRAARHDAVFVIADGLSARAVQRHAQPVLTGTIKALRAEGWRIGPLVIVRHGRVAVGDAIASLLGSDSVAVLIGERPGLTAPDSMGAYLTWQPHPGTTDADRNCISNIRPDGIPYADAEFKLAHLLRAMRARRISGVSLKDDSDQAQVQATITNKTRDAGSKP; this is encoded by the coding sequence ATGGCCGACGAACCCACAAAGCAGGATCGCAGCCTTTGGGACGACCTGCGCCGCTTGAGCGGCGCGCGCATCGGATTGCCACGCGCCGGCGCGTCGCTGGCGACCGGACCGCTGCTCGATTTCAAGCTCGCCCATGCCCGCGCCCGCGACGCGGTGCACGACGAACTGGATACCAAGCAGCTTGCCACAGACCTCGCGCCGCTCGGCATCGATGTCATCACCATCGATAGCGCCGCGGAGGATCGCCAGCGCTATCTGATGCGTCCCGATCTCGGCCGCAAACTCGCGCCTGACGGGGAAGCGAAGCTCGCGCCGCGCGCAGCCCGCCATGACGCCGTGTTCGTCATCGCCGACGGACTTTCGGCGCGCGCCGTGCAGCGCCACGCGCAGCCGGTGCTGACCGGAACCATCAAGGCGCTCCGCGCCGAAGGCTGGCGCATCGGCCCGCTCGTCATCGTCCGCCACGGCCGCGTCGCGGTGGGCGACGCCATCGCGTCGCTGTTGGGCAGCGACAGCGTCGCGGTGCTGATCGGCGAGCGGCCGGGATTAACCGCGCCCGACAGCATGGGCGCGTATCTGACGTGGCAGCCGCATCCCGGCACCACCGACGCCGACCGCAACTGCATCTCCAACATCCGGCCCGACGGCATTCCTTATGCCGACGCCGAGTTCAAGCTCGCCCATCTGCTGCGCGCCATGCGCGCGCGGCGCATCTCGGGTGTCTCACTGAAAGATGACTCGGATCAGGCGCAAGTGCAGGCTACGATCACCAACAAGACGCGTGACGCCGGGAGCAAGCCATGA
- a CDS encoding thiamine pyrophosphate-binding protein, with the protein MMLGHNRKMLGAECMADMLEAYGVTHVFHVPAVLRKTFAVMETRTKIKRLHVHSEATAAYMADGYARASGKPGICMAQVIGALNLAAGLRDAWLAHSPVIAFTGGREPKTKFRQVYQEVDDVPAFEPVTKWNATVDDVNRFPDMVRQAFRVATTGRPGPVHLQFRGNEGQVDGEEGEMEPLVETEFGIVPPFRPEPDQGSVLTALQVLQSAERPVIVAGGGVRASGAARELVALAEALQIPVVTSLNGKDSIVGNHPLSCGVVGTYSRESANKVVNAADLICFVGTTTGGMTTHFWAVPKIGTPAIQIDIDPEALGMNYPLQARVNGDAKVTLAKMLAACDKSTAGKRKAWVAQAQSLVKEWYAKYKKDLESDSMPIHPARICNELSKHVPDDAIVCVDTGHAGMWMGGMYDLRTDKQSYMRSAGHLGWAFPAGLGAKCGAPDRPVVTFTGDAGLWYHIGDIETAVRWKINAVTVVNNNGGGNQSKRGFDRVYGGTQTEQARELWTFRKTNFARIAEEMGALGIRVEDPKGLPAALAQALAANRPALIDVVTDIDALAPTAVA; encoded by the coding sequence ATGATGCTGGGACATAACCGGAAGATGCTGGGCGCGGAGTGTATGGCCGACATGCTGGAGGCCTACGGCGTGACGCATGTGTTTCATGTGCCGGCGGTCTTGCGCAAAACCTTCGCAGTGATGGAGACGCGGACCAAGATCAAGCGGCTGCACGTGCACAGCGAGGCGACCGCGGCCTATATGGCCGACGGCTATGCCCGCGCCTCCGGCAAGCCCGGCATCTGCATGGCCCAGGTGATCGGCGCGCTGAATCTTGCGGCGGGCCTTCGCGACGCGTGGCTGGCGCACTCGCCGGTGATCGCGTTCACCGGCGGCCGCGAGCCGAAGACCAAGTTCCGGCAGGTCTATCAGGAGGTCGACGACGTGCCGGCCTTCGAGCCAGTGACCAAGTGGAATGCCACGGTCGACGACGTGAACCGCTTCCCCGACATGGTGCGCCAGGCGTTCCGCGTCGCCACCACCGGCCGGCCCGGGCCGGTGCATCTGCAATTCCGCGGCAACGAAGGTCAGGTCGACGGCGAAGAAGGCGAGATGGAGCCGCTGGTCGAGACCGAGTTCGGCATCGTGCCGCCGTTCCGGCCGGAGCCGGATCAGGGCAGCGTGCTGACGGCCTTGCAGGTTCTGCAATCGGCGGAGCGGCCGGTGATCGTTGCGGGCGGCGGCGTGCGCGCTTCGGGCGCGGCGCGCGAACTCGTGGCGTTGGCCGAGGCGTTGCAGATTCCCGTCGTCACCTCGCTGAACGGCAAGGATTCGATCGTCGGCAATCATCCGCTGTCGTGCGGCGTGGTCGGCACCTATTCGCGCGAGAGCGCCAACAAGGTGGTCAACGCGGCCGATCTGATCTGCTTCGTGGGCACGACCACCGGCGGCATGACCACGCACTTCTGGGCGGTGCCGAAGATCGGCACGCCGGCGATCCAGATCGACATCGATCCGGAGGCGCTCGGCATGAACTATCCGCTGCAGGCGCGGGTCAACGGCGACGCCAAGGTCACGCTCGCGAAGATGCTGGCGGCCTGTGACAAGAGCACGGCCGGAAAACGCAAGGCCTGGGTCGCGCAGGCGCAGAGCCTCGTGAAGGAGTGGTACGCCAAATACAAGAAGGACCTGGAATCGGACTCCATGCCGATCCATCCGGCCCGCATCTGCAACGAACTGTCCAAGCATGTGCCGGACGACGCCATCGTCTGCGTCGACACCGGACACGCCGGCATGTGGATGGGCGGCATGTACGACCTGCGCACCGACAAGCAGAGCTACATGCGCAGCGCCGGCCATCTCGGCTGGGCGTTCCCGGCAGGCCTAGGCGCCAAGTGTGGCGCGCCGGACCGTCCGGTGGTGACGTTCACCGGCGACGCCGGGCTCTGGTATCACATCGGCGATATCGAGACGGCGGTGCGCTGGAAGATCAACGCCGTGACGGTGGTCAACAACAACGGCGGCGGCAATCAGAGCAAGCGCGGCTTCGATCGCGTTTACGGTGGCACGCAGACCGAGCAGGCGCGCGAGCTGTGGACCTTCCGCAAGACCAACTTCGCCCGCATCGCCGAGGAAATGGGTGCGCTCGGCATTCGCGTGGAGGATCCCAAGGGTCTGCCTGCGGCGCTGGCGCAGGCGCTCGCCGCCAACCGCCCGGCGCTCATCGACGTCGTGACCGACATCGATGCGCTTGCGCCGACGGCGGTGGCTTGA
- a CDS encoding ethanolamine ammonia-lyase subunit EutB, producing the protein MYSATIGGRRFTFSDLKTLMATATPLRSGDQLAGLAAETGEERVAAQYALADLPLTTFLQEELVPYKTDEVTRLIIDGHDKKAFAPIAHLTVGSFRDWLLSDEATTPKLAALAPGVTPEMAAAVSKISRLQDLMVMAAKCSVVTRFRSTVGLPGRLSVRLQPNHPTDDARGIAASILDGLLLGSGDAVIGINPATDSPERAHQLLSMLDEIRTKLEIPTQACVLAHVTTTLGLIRSGSPVDLVFQSIAGTEAANKSFGIDLALLTEARDAALALRRGTIGDNVMYFETGQGSALSANAHHGVDQQTLEARAYAVARHFKPLLVNTVVGFIGPEYLFDGKQITRAGLEDHFCGKLMGVPMGVDVCYTNHAEADQDDMDALLTLLVAAGVNFVMGVPGADDIMLGYQSTSFHDALAMRDLLGKKPAPEFEAWLARQGLVDDVQRIRPPGIPGRFRALLPA; encoded by the coding sequence ATGTACAGCGCGACCATCGGCGGCCGCCGTTTTACCTTCAGCGATCTCAAGACGCTGATGGCGACGGCGACACCATTGCGCAGCGGCGACCAGCTCGCGGGGCTCGCCGCCGAGACCGGCGAGGAGCGCGTCGCCGCGCAATACGCGCTGGCCGACTTGCCGCTCACGACGTTCCTTCAAGAAGAACTGGTTCCTTATAAGACGGACGAGGTGACGCGCCTGATCATCGACGGCCACGACAAGAAGGCATTTGCGCCGATCGCGCATCTGACCGTCGGCAGCTTTCGCGACTGGCTGCTGTCCGACGAAGCCACAACTCCGAAGCTCGCGGCGCTGGCGCCCGGCGTCACGCCCGAGATGGCGGCAGCGGTCAGCAAGATCAGCAGGCTGCAGGACCTGATGGTCATGGCGGCGAAGTGCTCGGTCGTGACGCGCTTCCGCTCGACCGTCGGCCTCCCCGGCCGGCTGTCGGTTAGGCTTCAGCCGAACCATCCGACCGACGATGCGCGCGGGATTGCGGCGAGCATTCTTGACGGGCTGCTGCTCGGATCGGGCGACGCCGTGATCGGCATCAATCCGGCCACCGACAGCCCGGAGCGCGCGCATCAACTGCTCTCGATGCTCGATGAGATCCGAACCAAGCTCGAAATCCCGACGCAGGCATGCGTGCTGGCTCATGTGACGACCACGCTCGGCCTGATCCGTTCGGGCTCACCGGTCGATCTCGTGTTCCAATCCATCGCCGGCACTGAAGCGGCCAACAAAAGCTTCGGCATCGACCTCGCGTTGCTCACTGAGGCCCGCGACGCCGCGCTCGCGCTTCGGCGCGGCACGATTGGCGACAACGTGATGTATTTCGAGACCGGTCAGGGCAGCGCGCTCTCGGCCAATGCTCATCATGGCGTCGACCAGCAGACCTTGGAGGCGCGCGCCTACGCGGTGGCGCGGCATTTCAAGCCGCTGCTGGTCAACACCGTCGTCGGCTTCATAGGCCCGGAATACCTGTTCGACGGCAAGCAGATCACGCGCGCCGGCTTGGAAGATCATTTCTGCGGCAAGCTGATGGGCGTGCCGATGGGCGTCGACGTCTGCTACACCAACCACGCCGAAGCCGACCAGGACGACATGGATGCGCTGCTCACGCTGCTGGTCGCGGCCGGCGTCAATTTCGTGATGGGCGTGCCGGGCGCCGACGACATCATGCTCGGCTACCAGAGCACGTCGTTCCACGACGCGCTGGCGATGCGCGATCTCCTTGGCAAAAAACCCGCGCCCGAGTTCGAAGCGTGGCTGGCGCGGCAAGGGCTGGTCGACGACGTCCAACGCATCCGGCCGCCCGGCATTCCGGGCCGTTTCCGCGCGCTGTTGCCGGCGTAA